The genomic stretch ACCGCGGAGCCGGTGCTCGCCCGGGTGGAGCTGTCGGGCGTGGAGCGCGTGGACGTGGAACTGTCCGTCATTCAACCCCCCGAGGGCGAGGGCCAGAAGGAGACGGTGCTCCAGCGCGCCAACGATGGCGCCATCAAGGAACCCGAGCGCCTCAACAACGTGGCCTGTAGCGGCACGTGCTACTTCCGGGTGCAGGGGGCGTTGCGCAAGCAGGACGGCAAGTGGGTGCGCGACTACGAGAACGCGGAGCAGCCCTACCGCCTGTCCATCACCACCGTGCCCGACGACGGCAGCCAGGAGCGTGAGCCGAACAACAGCGCGGACCGCGCCACCGAGCTCACCCTCGGCAAGGCGGTGCGAGGCACCGTCTACCCGCTCAAGGACGTGGACTATTACCGCTTGGACCTGTCGGACCGGCCGGTGCGCACGCCCATCCGGGCCACGCTGCTGGGCATCCTCAAGGTGGACGTGGGCCTGTACCTGCACCGCCTCGGAGAGGACGGCAAGCTGTCGCTCGTGCAGACGTCCGACCGTGCCAAGGGCGACCAGGCCGAGACCATCCGCTACAGCGCCGAGCCCGGCATCTACGTGCTGGAGGTGCGCGACGCGCGCAACCGCGAGGCCAACTTCCAGGATGCCTACCAACTCACCGTCGAGGAGGGAGAGTAGCGCCGCTCGCGAGACTTCTCGTTGACAAGCAGCGATGGGCCTTCTACTTTCCCCCTCGCTCGCCGCGCGGTGGTAGCTCAGCTGGTAGAGCACGAGCTTCCCAAGCTCGGGGTCGCCGGTTCGAACCCGGTCCGCCGCTCTGAAGGGCCTGGAACTGCTGGAGAAGTCCTCCAGAGGTTCCAGGCCCTTCGCCTTTTGGGGCCACGAGCGGCCCAAGAGCAACCAGGCGCACCTCCCAGTCTCCTGGAGTTGAGCATGCAACAAACGCGTGTTACGCGAAGTGCATCCGCGCTGGTGGCGACAGCATCAATGGCCGGAAGTGGCATGAGACCCAGTGTCAGGCGTGCTTCGACGCCTGTATGCGCCACGGGTACTGGCCTCTGCGGGCGAACAGCAAGCCCTGTCCAGGAGCGTGAGCATGGAAACCCCACGCCCGGAGCGCTCCCCCTCATTGGGTCGTGAGATCGATTTCCTCTTCTTGCGGTTGATCGAAACCAATGCCTCCTACGAGGACTACAAACGCGAGTTCCTGAAGTTGGAGAAGCGGTGGCTCCAAAGAGCGAAGACCACGGCTCAGCGCCTCGCGGTGCGGCAAATCGTCGCGAAGACCCTCCTTACCCAGGCCTTCGGGTTCAACATGCCGTGGAAGGAGTTCGGCCGGTGGCTTCGCCGCCTCCAGCAACTCGGCTTCCGTGATTTGGGGATGCGCGTTCACGTCGCTTGCATCTACGTGCAGTCACTTCCCCTCTTCCCTCGCCAAGCCCGTGAGGCGTGGGACATGTTGGAGGACGCGGAGAAAAGAGCGCTCCGGCTTCGTCGTGCTCATCCCCTGCGGCAAGAACACCTGGAATCGATCCTCCACACGAAGAAGGTGGCCCGAGTGGCTACGCCCTCATGAGGAGTGGCCGACCCCTGGCTGAACAGCCAACCGCCTCTTGACTGAACGTCCTTTCAGCCCCACCCTGAGTGGGTGAAGCCGCGTCCCGTCTCCAATCCGCCCAACCCCTGGGACACCACCGCCGTGGAGTACCTGGAGGAGATTCCTCCCACGAAGCTGGAGGTGCTCGAGGACCACAGCCGCGAGGTGCTCGGACGCAACGACAGCCCCGACGTGGGCTTCACCTGGAGCGTCAACCCGTACCGCGGCTGCCTCCATGCCTGCGCGTACTGCTACGCCCGGCCCTACCACGAGTTCCTCGGCTTCGGCGCCGGCACCGACTTCGAGACGAAGCTCGTGGTGAAGCCCCGCGCCGCGGAACTCCTGCGCGATGCCTTCGAGCGCAAGAGCTGGAAGGGCGAGACGGTCGCCTTCAGTGGCGTCACCGACTGCTACCAGCCCCTCGAGGCCTCGCTCCGCCTCACGCGCGCCTGCCTGGAGGTGTGCGCCGAGTACCGCAACCCCGTGGGCATCATCACCAAGGGCCCCCTCATCGAGCGCGACCTGGACGTGCTCCAGACGCTCGCCCAGCAGGCCCGGCTGACGGTGTGCATCACCCTGCCCTTCCATGACGAGGCCGTGGCGCACGCCATGGAGCCCTATGTGGCCTCGCCCCGCCGGCGCCTGCTCACCATCGAGCGGCTGGCCTCCGCGGGCATCTCCGTGTGCGTGGCCGTCGCCCCCCTCATCCCCGGACTCAACGACGAGGACATGGTGCGCGTGCTCACCGCGGCGAAGGAAGCGGGCGCCACCCGGGCCTTCTCCACCCTGCTGCGCCTGCCCGGCCCCGTGCAGGGCGTCTTCGAGCAGCGCCTGCGCGAGAAGCTCCCCCTGCGCGCCGAGCGCGTCCTGCACCGCATCCGCGAGACGCGCGGAGGCGAGCTCAACGACTCGCGCTTCCGCGTCCGCATGCGCGGGGAGGGCCTCTACGCCGACACCCTCCACCAGCTCTTCTCCTCCACCGCGCGCCGCCTGGGGCTGAGGACGAGCGAGCCCATGGAGGCGGACGGCGACAAGGAGAGCACCTTTCGCCGCCCCATGAAGTCCGGCACCCAGCTCAGCTTCTTCTGAGCACCGGACCCGCCCGAGCGCCTACCAGACCTCGCAGCGCTGCGCCGCGGGACGCACCATCTTCGCGTCCACCTTGCACTGGAAGGCCTTCTGGAACTCGGACAGGTTGCCCACCGGGCCGTTCACCCGCCAGTACGGCGGCGAGTGCGGATCCACCACCGCGAGCTGCCGCGCGTAGGCGTCCCGGTACTTCGAGCACCAGGACTGCGCGTAGCCGATGAAGAACTGCTGGCTCGGCGTGTAGCGCGAGCCCTCGGCCTTCTTCGCGGCCTCGGGATCCTTCGCCAGCCAGGCCTCCATGGCCGCGTGGGCCAGCTTCAGGCCGCCCAGGTCCGCCACGTTCTCGCCCAGCGTCAGCGCCCCATTCAGCTTCACGTCGTCGATCGCCGTGTAGTTGTCGTACTGCTCCTTCACGCACGCCACGCGCTCGCGGAAGGCCTTGTCCGAGGCCGGCGTCCACCAGTCCCGCAGGTTGCCCTCGGCGTCATACTGCCGGCCCTCGTCGTCGAAGCCGTGGGTGATTTCGTGGCCCACCACCATGCCCATGGCCCCGAAGTTCACCGGCACCGTGGCCTCGCGGTCGAAGAACGGCGGCTGGAGGATGCCCGCCGGGAAGACGATCTCGTTGAAGGGCGGGTTGTAGTAGGCGTTCACCGTGGGCGGAGACATCAGCCACTCCTCCTTGTCCACCGGCTTGCCAATCTTGGCGATCTGCCGCGCCTGCTCGAAGGCGTTCGCGCCCATGATCGAGAGCAGGAACGACTCGCGATCCACCTTCATCGCGCCGTAGTCACGCCACTTGTCCGGGTAGCCAATCTTGTTGACGATCTTGCGCACCTTCACCAGCGCCTGCTCCCGCGTGGCCGCGTCCATCCACGCCAGCGTGTCCAGGTTGCGCTCGAAGGCCTTCTCGATCTCCGTCACCATCTGCAGCGTGGTCGTCTTGCCGTCCGCGCCGAACGTGCGATCGATGAAGGGCTGCGCGAGCGCCTCGCCCAGCGCCATGTTCGTGAAGCGCACGCACTTCTTCCAGCGCGCCACGTCCTCCTTCGCGCCCGTCAGGTTCTGCGAGAAGCGGAAGCGCTCGTCCTGGAAGGCCTTGGGCAGCGCCGGCACCGCGCTCGACACGTAGTTCCACGTCAGGTACGGCGTCCACGCCGCCGCCGGCATCGTCTTCGCCAGCCGCTCCACCTCCTTGAAGAACGGCGGGTGCGACACGTTGAGCGCCTGCACGCTCCCGGCCCCCGCCGCCTTGAAGTACTCGTCCCACGGGAAGCCGGGCGCCTCCGCCTTCAGGCCCTTGCGCTCCAGGCGGTGGTAGAGGCTCTTCGGCTCGCGGCGCTCCACGCGCGACATCGACGCCTTGGCGAGCGCCGTCTCCACCTCCAGCACCGCCGCCGCGCTCTTCGCCGCCGTCTCGGCCGGCTCGCCCAGCAGCACGAAGATGTTCTTCACGTGCTCGGTGTAGGCGTCACGCAGCGCCTTCGACTTCTCGTCGTCCTTCAAATAGTAGTCCCGGTCCGGCAGGCCCAGGCCGCCCTGGTCCACCTCGCCGATCATCTGGCTGGCGTCCTTGAAGTCGGTGTTGGCGCCCATCCG from Cystobacter ferrugineus encodes the following:
- a CDS encoding PA0069 family radical SAM protein yields the protein MKPRPVSNPPNPWDTTAVEYLEEIPPTKLEVLEDHSREVLGRNDSPDVGFTWSVNPYRGCLHACAYCYARPYHEFLGFGAGTDFETKLVVKPRAAELLRDAFERKSWKGETVAFSGVTDCYQPLEASLRLTRACLEVCAEYRNPVGIITKGPLIERDLDVLQTLAQQARLTVCITLPFHDEAVAHAMEPYVASPRRRLLTIERLASAGISVCVAVAPLIPGLNDEDMVRVLTAAKEAGATRAFSTLLRLPGPVQGVFEQRLREKLPLRAERVLHRIRETRGGELNDSRFRVRMRGEGLYADTLHQLFSSTARRLGLRTSEPMEADGDKESTFRRPMKSGTQLSFF
- a CDS encoding M13 family metallopeptidase, giving the protein MKKALLAACCLVASACKTAEPAPTPPSPATPSTQPQPAAESRPLSPGLDLASMNEQANPCEDFYEFACGNWVKTTEIPADRPRWSRGFDAVAARNEEILREILEGVSKGKAPEGLASAQKLGDFYGACMDEAKLEASLPVLKAELAKLTAKNAKDLARVVGTLHAQNVFPLFRMGANTDFKDASQMIGEVDQGGLGLPDRDYYLKDDEKSKALRDAYTEHVKNIFVLLGEPAETAAKSAAAVLEVETALAKASMSRVERREPKSLYHRLERKGLKAEAPGFPWDEYFKAAGAGSVQALNVSHPPFFKEVERLAKTMPAAAWTPYLTWNYVSSAVPALPKAFQDERFRFSQNLTGAKEDVARWKKCVRFTNMALGEALAQPFIDRTFGADGKTTTLQMVTEIEKAFERNLDTLAWMDAATREQALVKVRKIVNKIGYPDKWRDYGAMKVDRESFLLSIMGANAFEQARQIAKIGKPVDKEEWLMSPPTVNAYYNPPFNEIVFPAGILQPPFFDREATVPVNFGAMGMVVGHEITHGFDDEGRQYDAEGNLRDWWTPASDKAFRERVACVKEQYDNYTAIDDVKLNGALTLGENVADLGGLKLAHAAMEAWLAKDPEAAKKAEGSRYTPSQQFFIGYAQSWCSKYRDAYARQLAVVDPHSPPYWRVNGPVGNLSEFQKAFQCKVDAKMVRPAAQRCEVW